The window CTTTCTTCCGGAGTTTCAACGTGTCCGTACATCATGGTTGCAGTGGTTGGGATGCCCGCTGCATGCGCCTGCCTGACAACTTCTATCCATTCCCCCGTTTTGATTTTTAAGGGGCAGATTATTTCCCTCACCCTGTCAGAGAGGATTTCGGCTGCAGTCCCCGGCATGGTGTCAAGCCCGCTTCTTTTTAGCCTTCTTAAGGCTTCACTTATTGGAATTCCGCTGATGTGGGCGGCATGGTAGACTTCCATTGGCGAAAAAGAGTGAATATGCATTTCTGGAAATTCGGCTTTTATGGCTTCGACAATTCCCTGGTAAAAGTCCAGGCCCACATCGGGAAGCAGTCCTCCCTGGATGCAGACTTCAGTGGCATTGGCTTTTTCTGCCTCTCTTACCTTTTCCATAATTTCTTCGATGCTCAGGACTTTGCCATTGTTAGTCCTAAATGCACAAAATCCGCAGGTCCCAACACAACGGTTTGTGAAATTTATGTTCCTGTTCACGACGTAAGTTACTGTGTCCCCTACGGCAAGAAAGCGGAGTTCGTCCGCAAACTTGAAGAGTTCGAAAGGAGGTACCTCCAGGAGCAGGAGAGCGTCTTCTTTTGTGCTCTTCCCCTGGTATGCGCGTTCTATGAGGTCTTTGGGAATTTTACTGTTCATTTTTCAGACTCCTTCGCGTGCCCTGTTCAGGGTAGTTTCCTGTAACCTTCCCCGTCAGAGAGCTGCTCTATAAGCTCTCCTATCCTGTCCGAGTACCACCTTTTTTTCACGTACTGCGGGTAGATGGGGAGGCGTTCTCTGAGCGGGACTGTCCCGAGCCTTTCCTGCAGGTCCTTTACATCCGGCCATTCGGCTTCAGGGTTGATCCAGTCAATGGTCAGGGGGGATATCCCACCCAGATCCGTAACCCCTTTTACTATCAGGGCTTTTGGATCAATGAGGTTTGGAGCGACCTGTATCGCCACATCAAGCGGCAGGACCTGCCTGGCAAGAGCTACGGTATCCATCATCTCTTCTACTGTAGGTTCAGGGAAGTTTTCCATGGGTGTCCCGGCTTTTGGGGAAAAGTTCTGGATAATGACTTCCTGGATATGCCCGTACTCCCTGTGCAGGTCTGCAATGGCTTCAAGGGACTCGGTCCTGTCCTTCAGGCTCTCTCCGATCCCTACAAGGAGGCCGGTTGTATAGGGAATCTTAAGTTTCCCGGCTTCCCGGATAGTCTCAAGCCTGCGTTCCGGAACTTTGCCAGGGCAGTCTTTATGGGCTTCCAGAATTGCTGTAGTCTCAAGCATCAGCCCCATGCTCGCATTTAAGGGTTTGAGGGCTCTCAATTCGGAACGTGTCATAATCCCCGCGTTCGTGTGAGGGAGGATCCCTATATCGATTGCGGTTTCACAGAGATAAACAAGATATTCCAGGGTCGAAGAATATCCAAGCTCTTTAAGCCATTCCCTGTACCCTGACACTTCTTCTGCATATTCCCCAAAGGTGAAGAGGGCTTCAGTGCACCCTGCCCTTGCTCCTTTTTCAAGGATATAAACTACTTCTTCGGGCTTCATTAGCCGGGCTCCGGGTTGTCCGGGCTCCCGTTTGAAGCCACAGTAGCCGCAGTGGTTTCTGCAGACGTTGGTTACCGGGATGAATACGTTTTTTGAGTAGGTTACGAAAGAAGGGTTTTCCGGTGAAATGGTAAAACACCTGCTGAGTTTTGTTTTATTTCTCCTGGTTTAGCCGAGGATTTTTTTCATGGTTGCAGCCACGCCGAGAGCTACTCCTTCGACTTCTACGCCTCCTTTTCCCTTGGCTCCGTCCCCTACGACGTAGAGCCCTGGAATTGGGGTCTCGTTGCCAGGGTCCGTACCTGAGGCTGCCCTGTTTACGGGCCAGTCATCATGGTAGGACTGGATAAGAAGAACTTCATATTTTTTGCCGGGAAAAAGGTCTTTGAGGTCCGCAAGGCCCATCTCAATTTCAGATTCGAGGTTCTTTACATTCTCAGGAGCCACATACTGGTGACACATAGTAAGATGCTTCCCCGGAGGTGCCAGTTTCGGGTCAACCTGAGTAACCTCATTGACCCCATTTATGCGCCTTGTATAGGGAGTTAACAGGATTCCTGAGTGCCCGACCAGGGGCTCATCCGCAGCAAGACAAATCTTTATGCCTGCAGACGGTTGAAGAGTTTCAAGCATTTTAAGGTAACCTGTATTCCCTTCTCCGGAGATGGCTTCACTGCAGAGCAAAGCGGTTGCAGCATGCCCGAGATTGCTGATAACAATGTCAGCTTCATGTTTCTTGCTTTCAATAATTACCCCTGCAGCTTTTCCATTTTCAACCAGGATTTTTGAAACTTCCTTACCGGTATATATTTTCCCCCCATTTTTCAGAATCACGGCTTCAAGGGCGTCAATAACTCCTTTACATCCTCCAATAGGGATGCCTGTACCTCCGAACCGGTACATGTTTTCAATTATCTCAAAAACCTCTTCTACCGGGACTTCATCACTTTTCAGGCTGAGTGCCCAGCCACAGAAAGAGTCGGCAAACCTTACCAGCCATTCGTCCTTAACCTGAGCTTTTATCCAGGCCTCAAGAGTAACCCCTGAAGGGTGATTTTTCCTTGTGCTCACGATCAAAAAAGCAATTTTCAGGCGGTCCATATGCGAAAGTAATGATGGAAATTCGATAAAAGGGATATCTTTGAAGCCTTTCGCATAATCGGGGTTTCCTTTTATCAGAGGCACTCGTATAGTGGTTTGTTCTGACCGCACGATCCTCACTTCAGCTCCGATCTCCCCGAGAAGCCGGGCAAGTGGTCCCCCGGGTCCGTGCGGAAGCATATGGAAAGCTCCGCTTGAGAGCTGGAACCCTTTATAATTAAGATTGGTAAACCTGCCTCCCGTAATAGGAAGCCTCTCGAAAACTTCAACCTCATGCCCTGCTTTCGAAAGCCTGGCAGCGCTTAAGAGCCCTCCAAGACCTGCACCGATTATTGTTGTTTTCATGCCGGTACCTCGATGGCTTTTACAGGGCAGTAAGGGACGCACATCCCACAGTCTATGCAGGCATCGGTAGCTCGCGCTCTTCCCCTTACTTCTATTGCTCCTTTTTTGCAAAAAGAAGCGCATTGGCCGCATCCTACACAGTTATCGTTTATCTTCATGCGATCCACCAGCTTTTCTATCGTGAAAAGGCTTATTATAATGTGTTGGTATAGCGTGTCGCTAATATTATTTTCTCAGAGTCAATGGGAAAACGGGCTTCCTTGACAATAATGTACCGGTTGTAACA is drawn from Methanosarcina lacustris Z-7289 and contains these coding sequences:
- a CDS encoding 4Fe-4S binding protein — protein: MKINDNCVGCGQCASFCKKGAIEVRGRARATDACIDCGMCVPYCPVKAIEVPA
- a CDS encoding phytoene desaturase family protein, with protein sequence MKTTIIGAGLGGLLSAARLSKAGHEVEVFERLPITGGRFTNLNYKGFQLSSGAFHMLPHGPGGPLARLLGEIGAEVRIVRSEQTTIRVPLIKGNPDYAKGFKDIPFIEFPSLLSHMDRLKIAFLIVSTRKNHPSGVTLEAWIKAQVKDEWLVRFADSFCGWALSLKSDEVPVEEVFEIIENMYRFGGTGIPIGGCKGVIDALEAVILKNGGKIYTGKEVSKILVENGKAAGVIIESKKHEADIVISNLGHAATALLCSEAISGEGNTGYLKMLETLQPSAGIKICLAADEPLVGHSGILLTPYTRRINGVNEVTQVDPKLAPPGKHLTMCHQYVAPENVKNLESEIEMGLADLKDLFPGKKYEVLLIQSYHDDWPVNRAASGTDPGNETPIPGLYVVGDGAKGKGGVEVEGVALGVAATMKKILG
- the cofG gene encoding 7,8-didemethyl-8-hydroxy-5-deazariboflavin synthase subunit CofG, which encodes MSPENPSFVTYSKNVFIPVTNVCRNHCGYCGFKREPGQPGARLMKPEEVVYILEKGARAGCTEALFTFGEYAEEVSGYREWLKELGYSSTLEYLVYLCETAIDIGILPHTNAGIMTRSELRALKPLNASMGLMLETTAILEAHKDCPGKVPERRLETIREAGKLKIPYTTGLLVGIGESLKDRTESLEAIADLHREYGHIQEVIIQNFSPKAGTPMENFPEPTVEEMMDTVALARQVLPLDVAIQVAPNLIDPKALIVKGVTDLGGISPLTIDWINPEAEWPDVKDLQERLGTVPLRERLPIYPQYVKKRWYSDRIGELIEQLSDGEGYRKLP
- the cofH gene encoding 5-amino-6-(D-ribitylamino)uracil--L-tyrosine 4-hydroxyphenyl transferase CofH, giving the protein MNSKIPKDLIERAYQGKSTKEDALLLLEVPPFELFKFADELRFLAVGDTVTYVVNRNINFTNRCVGTCGFCAFRTNNGKVLSIEEIMEKVREAEKANATEVCIQGGLLPDVGLDFYQGIVEAIKAEFPEMHIHSFSPMEVYHAAHISGIPISEALRRLKRSGLDTMPGTAAEILSDRVREIICPLKIKTGEWIEVVRQAHAAGIPTTATMMYGHVETPEERIDHMLIIRDIQKETGGITEFVPLPFMPYNNSVGEKMIKEGKYATPGLEDLKIYAISRVLFHGHVDNIQASWVKLGKKFAQFALHCGVNDLGGTLMEESISKSAGASHGEMITAEELEWMIHGAGRVPKERTTLYRGTNGLASGNSLRMSGCGVYE